A genomic segment from Lineus longissimus chromosome 15, tnLinLong1.2, whole genome shotgun sequence encodes:
- the LOC135499286 gene encoding uncharacterized protein LOC135499286 isoform X1, with protein MNVWEEDTIRVVSNLEEVVQLSSDARCDSMGHNAKYDSRSLHDTKTNAIICTELVVSTEPDTKKSAAMEVLGLSRALGVVDDYCPHLEIKLITDGHAGVSKYVGENPHPDKVTHYLDIWHVAKGIKKRLAKLQWSSGYPSRTTLPMSMNMTANFTQ; from the exons ATGAATGTTTGGGAGGAGGATACCATACGAGTCGTGTCGAATTTGGAGGAAGTCGTTCAACTTTCCAGTGATGCCCGTTGCGACTCGATGGGCCACAATGCCAAGTATGACAGTCGTTCACTGCATGACACTAAGACTAACGCCATAATATGCACAGAACTTGTGGTG TCAACAGAACCAGATACTAAGAAAAGTGCCGCAATGGAAGTGTTGGGGTTATCACGAGCTCTTGGTGTTGTTGACGATTACTGCCCACACCTGGAGATTAAACTGATCACTGATGGCCATGCTGGTGTGTCAAAGTATGTCGGGGAGAACCCGCACCCTGACAAGGTGACCCATTACCTGGACATTTGGCATGTAGCAAAAG GGATAAAGAAGAGGTTGGCCAAGTTGCAATGGTCAAGTGGATATCCATCGCGAACCACATTGCCAATGTCCATGAACATGACAGCGAACTTTACCCAATAA
- the LOC135499286 gene encoding uncharacterized protein LOC135499286 isoform X3 — MNVWEEDTIRVVSNLEEVVQLSSDARCDSMGHNAKYDSRSLHDTKTNAIICTELVVSTEPDTKKSAAMEVLGLSRALGVVDDYCPHLEIKLITDGHAGVSKYVGENPHPDKG; from the exons ATGAATGTTTGGGAGGAGGATACCATACGAGTCGTGTCGAATTTGGAGGAAGTCGTTCAACTTTCCAGTGATGCCCGTTGCGACTCGATGGGCCACAATGCCAAGTATGACAGTCGTTCACTGCATGACACTAAGACTAACGCCATAATATGCACAGAACTTGTGGTG TCAACAGAACCAGATACTAAGAAAAGTGCCGCAATGGAAGTGTTGGGGTTATCACGAGCTCTTGGTGTTGTTGACGATTACTGCCCACACCTGGAGATTAAACTGATCACTGATGGCCATGCTGGTGTGTCAAAGTATGTCGGGGAGAACCCGCACCCTGACAAG GGATAA
- the LOC135499286 gene encoding uncharacterized protein LOC135499286 isoform X2 — MNVWEEDTIRVVSNLEEVVQLSSDARCDSMGHNAKYDSRSLHDTKTNAIICTELVVSTEPDTKKSAAMEVLGLSRALGVVDDYCPHLEIKLITDGHAGVSKYVGENPHPDKVTHYLDIWHG; from the exons ATGAATGTTTGGGAGGAGGATACCATACGAGTCGTGTCGAATTTGGAGGAAGTCGTTCAACTTTCCAGTGATGCCCGTTGCGACTCGATGGGCCACAATGCCAAGTATGACAGTCGTTCACTGCATGACACTAAGACTAACGCCATAATATGCACAGAACTTGTGGTG TCAACAGAACCAGATACTAAGAAAAGTGCCGCAATGGAAGTGTTGGGGTTATCACGAGCTCTTGGTGTTGTTGACGATTACTGCCCACACCTGGAGATTAAACTGATCACTGATGGCCATGCTGGTGTGTCAAAGTATGTCGGGGAGAACCCGCACCCTGACAAGGTGACCCATTACCTGGACATTTGGCAT GGATAA